CTAATTTTATACGCCTTCATTACCCGGAAACTAAAACTGCGTGGTACTCGGGTTGTGCCAGATTACCCGAAGCTTTTGACAGCACTAACTTTCAATACATAAAACTGGGCGGATACGTAGAAAATTTAGGTAACTTAAAAAGCGATACAACTAACCAGCATTTATTCGAAATTCAGCAAGATGGTTTTATGAAAGATGTGAGTTATTTATTTCATTAAAAAACAAACAAATGAAAGGCTATACACAAGTTTACACCGGCAACGGAAAAGGCAAAACAACGGGTGCTTTTGGCCTGGCATTAAGAGCAGTTGGTGCCGATAAAAAAGTATTCTTTGCCCAGTTTGTAAAAGGAAAAACCTATGCTGAAATTGAAGCTGTGAACAAGTTTCTGCCCGATATAACCATCAAACAATATGGCTTGGGGTGTTTTATCGTGAAAAATCCAACACAGAAAGATATTGACGCGGCACAAAAAGGATTGGCAGAGGTTACTAAAATAATTCAATCGGGGCAATACGATGTGGTAATTCTCGACGAAGCCAACATCGCTTTGTATTACAAGCTTTTTCCGGTGGAATCACTATTGGAAACCATCAGGAAAAAACCGGAAAATACCGAGCTGATTATTACCGGTAGATATGCCCCGCAGGAAATTATTGATATTGCCGACCTGGTAACCGAAATGAAGGAAATAAAACATTACTACCAAAACGGAGTTAATGCTCGAAAAGGAATTGAATTTTAACAACTAAGAAATGAAAAAGAACCTTGGAGACATGATGTGCCTCGATATCTACCTGTCGAGTCTTTCGAAGGCTGAGTTAGAAAAAGTAAAAAAAGATATAAAACCATCAAAAAGGCTTGTGCCTCCTCTTATGTGCTGGGAATTTTATTATCCCAAATACCAACAAAATTTAAAGGAAGCCGAAAGAGAAACAGAACTTAAAACACTTCATAAATATTCTGGTAAGTTTAACTGGAAAACAGATCTAAAAAAGGTATTAAAAACTTATCCATACAAAGCATTAATATTAACCAACGAAACCAAAAGAATTTTATGGGTTAACGATGGTTTTTCAGAGATGACGGGATATCCGAAATCATATGCCATAAACCGGAGTCCCGTATTTTTGCAAGGCGAAAATACTTCGGAAGCAGTAAAACTCAGAATAAGCGAAAAAATTGAACGAAACAAACCTTTCAAAGAAGTGGTAGTTAATTACCGAAAAAACGGTGAAATGTATAATTGCGAAATTCAAATCTTTCCGCTTACAGGCAGTAATAATTCAATACATTTTTTAGCATTGGAAAGAGAGGTTGCATAGTCCGAAATAAAAAATTAAGTAAACATTAAAAGCGAATGAATCACAAATTATTTTCAATTTGGAAGTACCATTTCTAACTTTTCACATTACATTTGTCCACACGTTCATCAATTATTATTGAAATAAGATACCCGGTAAAACGGGTTTAATAGGGAATCACGTGAAAATCGTGAGCTGTCGCGCAACTGTAAAGTCCATTTCAGTTTTTGCAACTTAATGCCACTGTGCCGAATCTTCGGAGCGGGAAGGCGTTGTAAAACGGACAAGCCAGGAGACCTGTCTTTTTTTATGAACGGCAATTGCTTTCGCGGTATAAGGCATAGTCGAGGAACGAATCGAAACCCCTTCATTTTCGTCCCCATACTATTTTACTAATCGCGTAAGTATTCAGGTTTAATTATAAATTTAAAAATGCTGTATGCTTACACAAAATTTAGGTTTTCCCCGTATAGGTGCACAACGCGAACTGAAACGGGCTTGCGAGAAATTCTGGAAAGGTATTTCAACACTGGAAGAATTACAGGAAACAGGGCGACAGGAACGCCTTAAAAACTGGA
This is a stretch of genomic DNA from uncultured Draconibacterium sp.. It encodes these proteins:
- the cobO gene encoding cob(I)yrinic acid a,c-diamide adenosyltransferase, yielding MKGYTQVYTGNGKGKTTGAFGLALRAVGADKKVFFAQFVKGKTYAEIEAVNKFLPDITIKQYGLGCFIVKNPTQKDIDAAQKGLAEVTKIIQSGQYDVVILDEANIALYYKLFPVESLLETIRKKPENTELIITGRYAPQEIIDIADLVTEMKEIKHYYQNGVNARKGIEF
- a CDS encoding PAS domain-containing protein, which translates into the protein MKKNLGDMMCLDIYLSSLSKAELEKVKKDIKPSKRLVPPLMCWEFYYPKYQQNLKEAERETELKTLHKYSGKFNWKTDLKKVLKTYPYKALILTNETKRILWVNDGFSEMTGYPKSYAINRSPVFLQGENTSEAVKLRISEKIERNKPFKEVVVNYRKNGEMYNCEIQIFPLTGSNNSIHFLALEREVA